The following are from one region of the Salvia hispanica cultivar TCC Black 2014 chromosome 1, UniMelb_Shisp_WGS_1.0, whole genome shotgun sequence genome:
- the LOC125202851 gene encoding benzyl alcohol O-benzoyltransferase-like, producing the protein MQSTKGLTFKVSRKNPELIPPAKATPHEFKLLSDIDDQDGLRFQISLIQFYRSQEGKATDPVKAIRDAIAKALVSYYPFAGRLRERAARKLVVECTGEGVMFIEADAGVTLEQFGEALQPPFPCVEELLYDVPGSNQVLNAPLLLIQVTRLKCGGFIFAIRLNHTMSDAFGLVQFMSAVGELARGAEAPSIPPVWERHLFNARHPPTATCTHCAYDDVVPDTKIGAPIPPDDMAHRSFFFGPAELSALRSLLPPHTRRGCSTFELLTASLWRCRTIAISPEPEDEVRVMCIVNTRRRFNPPLPAGYYGNAFAFSAAIATAGDLLTKPLDFAVGLVKKAKDEVTEEYMRSLADVMVIRNRPYFAVARTYLVSDVRHAGFGKVDFGWGEPAYGGPAKVDEIPGVVSFYIPSKNNKSEEGVLVPICLAANAMEVFAKEVQGMLEGVDGRKKGVFIGSAM; encoded by the exons ATGCAGTCCACGAAGGGTTTAACCTTCAAGGTGTCGAGAAAAAACCCCGAGCTGATCCCTCCGGCAAAGGCGACGCCTCACGAATTCAAGCTCCTCTCCGACATCGACGACCAAGATGGCCTCCGCTTCCAAATTTCATTGATTCAATTCTACCGCTCCCAGGAAGGCAAGGCCACGGATCCCGTGAAGGCGATCCGTGACGCCATTGCCAAGGCTTTGGTTTCATACTACCCTTTCGCCGGGCGACTGAGGGAACGCGCAGCCCGGAAGCTGGTGGTGGAGTGCACCGGAGAGGGTGTCATGTTCATCGAGGCCGACGCGGGCGTGACGCTCGAGCAATTTGGAGAGGCTCTTCAGCCGCCATTCCCATGCGTAGAAGAGCTGCTTTATGATGTTCCTGGATCAAACCAAGTCCTTAATGCACCCCTCTTGTTGATTCAG GTTACTCGGCTGAAATGCGGAGGATTCATCTTCGCAATCCGCCTGAATCACACGATGAGCGACGCGTTCGGACTCGTCCAATTTATGTCCGCGGTTGGTGAACTCGCCCGCGGCGCTGAGGCCCCTTCCATCCCACCGGTCTGGGAGCGACACCTCTTCAACGCCCGCCACCCGCCGACCGCCACATGCACGCATTGCGCGTACGACGACGTCGTTCCTGACACCAAAATAGGAGCTCCCATCCCACCTGACGACATGGCGCACCGCTCCTTCTTCTTCGGCCCGGCTGAGCTCTCCGCCCTCCGCAGCCTCCTGCCTCCCCACACGCGCCGCGGCTGCTCCACCTTCGAGCTCCTCACAGCCTCCCTCTGGCGCTGCCGCACGATCGCCATCTCGCCGGAACCCGAGGATGAG GTCAGAGTCATGTGCATCGTCAACACTCGGCGCCGATTCAATCCACCGCTCCCAGCCGGCTACTATGGCAACGCCTTTGCTTTCTCAGCTGCGATAGCCACTGCGGGAGACTTGTTAACGAAACCGCTTGATTTTGCAGTAGGGCTGGTGAAGAAGGCCAAGGACGAGGTGACGGAGGAGTACATGAGGTCGTTGGCGGATGTGATGGTGATTAGGAACCGCCCATATTTCGCGGTGGCGCGGACCTACCTGGTGTCGGATGTGAGGCACGCCGGGTTCGGAAAGGTGGACTTCGGGTGGGGAGAACCGGCTTACGGTGGACCGGCGAAGGTTGATGAGATTCCCGGAGTGGTGAGCTTTTACATTCCTTCTAAGAATAACAAGAGCGAGGAAGGAGTGTTGGTTCCGATATGCTTGGCCGCGAATGCCATGGAAGTGTTCGCGAAAGAGGTTCAGGGGATGTTGGAAGGTGTCGATGGCCGGAAAAAGGGGGTGTTCATAGGGTCGGCAATGTGA
- the LOC125196410 gene encoding probable beta-1,3-galactosyltransferase 12: MFFIVSSIKYTSNPTTKIEGSPPPFTLLIGILTRPDSYDRRHFLRLIYATQTQSTATITVKFVLCNLTKPEQRAFIALEIMRFDDIIILNCPENMNAGKTYTYFSSLPRILPARYDYVMKADDDVYLRLEQLATSLNPLPRLDLYYGFVIPCQSMNPFVHYMSGMGFVLSWDLVEWIGASLIPLNHTVGPEDKLVGEWLNRGNKAKNRVSNKPAMYDYPRTNGRCSHDLVPETIAVHRLKRWEQWLDVLTFFNVTNQFKPSTLYTL; encoded by the exons ATGTTCTTCATCGTTTCCAGCATCAAATACACCTCCAACCCCACCACCAAAATCGAAGGCTCTCCGCCCCCCTTCACCCTCCTCATCGGCATCCTCACCCGTCCCGACAGCTACGACCGCCGCCACTTCCTCCGCCTCATCTACGCCACACAAACGCAGAGCACCGCCACAATCACGGTCAAGTTCGTCCTCTGCAACCTCACCAAGCCCGAACAGCGCGCCTTCATTGCCCTCGAGATCATGCGCTTCGACGATATCATCATCCTCAACTGCCCTGAGAACATGAACGCCGGCAAAACCTACACCTACTTCTCCTCCCTCCCCAGGATCCTCCCAGCCAG GTACGACTACGTGATGAAGGCCGACGACGACGTCTACTTGCGCCTGGAGCAGTTGGCAACATCGTTAAACCCTCTCCCGAGGCTGGACTTGTACTATGGCTTCGTGATACCTTGCCAGAGCATGAATCCGTTTGTTCATTACATGTCCGGGATGGGGTTTGTGCTGTCGTGGGACCTTGTCGAGTGGATAGGCGCCTCGTTGATCCCGTTGAATCACACAGTTGGGCCGGAGGATAAGCTGGTGGGAGAGTGGCTGAATCGGGGGAATAAGGCCAAGAACAGGGTTTCGAACAAGCCGGCTATGTATGACTATCCTCGTACTAATGGTAGATGCTCGCATGACCTTGTTCCGGAAACCATCGCAGTTCATCGGCTTAAGAGATGGGAGCAGTGGCTGGATGTACTCACTTTCTTTAATGTCACTAACCAGTTTAAGCCATCTACGTTGTATACTTTGTGA